In the genome of Saprospira sp. CCB-QB6, one region contains:
- a CDS encoding LA_2272 family surface repeat-containing protein, which yields MMKNVLFLLLMTISSFSLNAQTDSVYNLILVKKGLTLDQNDSLPLEWDNQGFYLARNCYINYILKDKPDLLAGRVTDIKKDSIFISNSFNKDAAYLQDLNYESKAYHYTQISKIALISDRALGLYEYRNLSGYQFIFVLEEKPKTLESQWVQIYNNYPDYFELVPLLSAQGFDLLYSDNGEIFYFSGTGLTRPDPKDIDIEQSSGYGISFTPTKFSRIYGLALGLKAKNIRNLQHNYKDLLHIYGLNLEINPFSIISIFHMRPLGPSVDSIQEYEDKFRPDARSWTYGLNVVPFSNISEQIVHGVNIVGLKNFVDEAHGVSITGLSSFSYKMNGLSIAGIYNSSIQTRGVQIGLVNKSKDLRGFQFGLWNINPKRSLPLINWQFKAKKKKKTEKKEPEN from the coding sequence ATGATGAAAAACGTACTCTTCCTCCTATTGATGACAATTAGTAGCTTTTCTCTAAATGCCCAAACCGACAGCGTCTATAACTTAATATTAGTTAAAAAAGGACTGACGCTAGACCAAAACGATTCCCTTCCGCTAGAATGGGACAATCAAGGGTTTTATTTAGCTCGGAACTGCTATATCAACTACATACTAAAAGATAAACCAGATTTACTTGCAGGTCGTGTTACTGATATTAAAAAAGATAGCATTTTTATTAGTAATTCATTCAACAAAGACGCAGCTTACTTACAAGATCTTAATTATGAAAGCAAGGCTTATCATTATACCCAAATTTCAAAAATTGCCTTAATTTCAGACCGTGCTCTTGGGCTATATGAATATAGAAATCTATCTGGCTATCAATTTATTTTTGTCCTAGAAGAAAAACCCAAAACACTTGAAAGCCAATGGGTCCAAATCTACAATAACTATCCAGATTATTTTGAATTGGTACCACTGTTATCCGCTCAGGGGTTTGACCTTCTTTATAGTGATAATGGAGAAATATTTTATTTTTCTGGAACAGGTTTAACTCGACCAGATCCCAAGGATATAGATATTGAGCAAAGTTCAGGTTATGGAATATCATTCACCCCAACAAAATTTAGTCGCATTTATGGGTTAGCTTTAGGCTTGAAAGCCAAAAATATTCGCAACCTTCAACATAATTATAAAGACCTCCTTCACATTTATGGACTAAATCTAGAGATTAACCCCTTTTCTATAATCTCTATTTTCCATATGCGCCCTTTAGGACCAAGCGTTGATAGTATACAAGAATATGAAGATAAATTTCGACCCGATGCTAGGTCTTGGACTTATGGACTAAATGTCGTTCCCTTTAGTAATATCAGTGAGCAAATTGTTCATGGTGTTAATATTGTCGGGCTTAAAAATTTTGTTGATGAAGCTCATGGCGTTTCTATCACTGGTTTAAGTAGCTTCTCTTATAAAATGAACGGCTTAAGCATTGCTGGAATTTACAACAGCTCCATACAAACAAGAGGAGTCCAAATTGGACTGGTTAATAAAAGTAAAGACCTTCGAGGTTTTCAATTCGGCCTTTGGAATATCAACCCCAAACGCTCCCTCCCCTTAATCAATTGGCAATTTAAAGCCAAGAAGAAAAAGAAAACAGAAAAAAAAGAACCCGAAAATTAG
- a CDS encoding ATP-binding protein, translating to MGKQIKSPFKFLDAYDQSDRDIFFGREQETQELYSRLLETNLVLLYGASGTGKTSLINCGLGNEFRASDWLPIFIRRRDNIMQSIKQELDRHAVRKLPEKSDLLHLLKSLYLDYYKPIYLIFDQFEEIFILGSRQEQEDFFELLYQIEAKGLKVKIIISMREEYIAQLSEFENIYPSLWDNRLRIERMSLKNLQEVILNTLKAFDIEIQDEEELANKIIEKVRGKDKQVDLATLQVYLDRLYRLDVERRGEENRPIRFDRELLGKSGNLENVMAFFLEEQLSELEKELRNEMGVSEEGIPMDILFTMVTDNGTKQAVELDNVKKELKRAKNIDPKVVDFCISRFKEMRILRELNE from the coding sequence ATGGGGAAGCAGATAAAAAGTCCGTTTAAATTTCTAGATGCCTACGATCAATCCGATCGAGATATCTTCTTTGGCCGTGAACAAGAAACACAAGAGCTCTATAGCCGCCTCTTGGAAACCAATTTAGTTCTCTTATATGGAGCCTCTGGAACTGGAAAAACCAGCCTGATTAACTGTGGTTTAGGAAATGAATTTAGAGCCAGCGATTGGCTCCCTATCTTTATCCGACGCCGCGATAATATTATGCAGTCGATTAAACAAGAATTAGATCGACATGCCGTAAGAAAATTACCTGAGAAAAGCGACTTGCTCCACCTTCTAAAGTCTTTATATCTAGATTATTATAAACCGATCTACCTGATCTTTGATCAGTTTGAAGAGATTTTTATTTTAGGTAGCCGTCAAGAACAAGAGGATTTCTTCGAGCTACTTTATCAAATTGAGGCAAAGGGGCTTAAGGTTAAGATTATTATCTCAATGCGAGAGGAATATATCGCTCAATTGTCCGAATTTGAAAATATTTATCCCAGTCTTTGGGATAACCGCCTGCGCATTGAACGCATGAGCCTCAAAAATTTGCAAGAGGTGATTCTCAACACCCTCAAAGCTTTTGATATTGAGATCCAAGATGAAGAAGAACTGGCCAATAAAATAATCGAAAAGGTTCGAGGAAAAGATAAACAGGTCGATTTGGCCACCTTACAAGTTTACCTCGATCGACTGTATCGCCTAGATGTTGAACGCCGTGGCGAAGAAAATCGCCCTATCCGCTTTGATCGGGAATTGCTTGGAAAAAGTGGAAATCTCGAAAATGTCATGGCCTTTTTCCTCGAAGAGCAACTGAGCGAACTCGAAAAAGAGCTGCGCAACGAAATGGGCGTTTCTGAAGAGGGCATTCCTATGGATATTCTCTTTACTATGGTCACAGATAATGGGACCAAACAGGCGGTGGAACTGGATAATGTGAAGAAAGAGTTGAAAAGAGCAAAGAATATTGACCCCAAAGTGGTTGATTTTTGCATCTCTCGCTTTAAAGAGATGCGTATTCTCCGCGAATTGAACGAATAA
- a CDS encoding protein kinase domain-containing protein — protein sequence MEENNSQEQVITLFLSETGEALSLAPKAFASGGEGSLFHILSPEKYSNRVAKIYHPHKRTAEKLAKLEILIKDPLAQGQEGVAPSFIWPEALLQNEKGEQIGLMMPLAQGKKLELLCLPKLPRKIDAAWKRLAFDQADSLKFRLKIAFNLVNALRQLQKRKKYVLVDLKAENILVQTNGQISIVDVDSLQISDGNQFFKAAVATPEYSAPEYYEEPKIKRFKASWDNFALAVILYKLFLGIHPFAASAKGKYESRVSLHEKIEAGLYVHHPKAKEWLKFLPPPHQKYAELPQGLQNLFTQTFVKGLHQAEKRARPEEWCTELLREIGGWALIFDFEEMKALEEIKRLELSEKEISLPEEKELEELQLFPAGYQTLFTKKKDFLDEATLTAPSGCLNLLGYISYLPFVGLCIATMGAIFFAFEGWLYLLGSLVGAFFIYVFAEAFAAGKSPRISSFLSGAGKLGAIALILWSFSLFSVPYLYDLFDVAYWGIWTISNFALARILTSQEENKGIWQENLGVLLQVAALGSLLYAVFYVFDYAVFYTSEGASILFPELIEIITPYTLFALIGFFIGWRLKKASTKGLVSPVKLIDDYNKVLGKLQLNYETAEQKFVAFASRYKDELRDHLQQWFEQWKTEQSQILGSYQNLLQKQKAIQQASQKPLLDKARMLHPLLRNVQSFEELKEELFVLEKIVAAREMQEINATLLRLLQEYLEQYRSYLAQQQEEYEEARTKVADLKTKLLKDYQKEQEKHFAASEDELQKINIVDDLSLNTFVMQLEEIHLQKEKLIAITENN from the coding sequence ATGGAAGAAAACAACAGCCAGGAACAAGTAATCACTCTTTTTTTGAGCGAAACAGGAGAAGCACTCTCTTTGGCCCCTAAAGCTTTTGCTTCTGGTGGAGAAGGTAGCTTGTTTCATATTTTGTCGCCTGAAAAATATAGTAATCGGGTAGCAAAAATTTATCATCCACACAAAAGGACGGCTGAAAAATTGGCCAAATTGGAGATCTTGATAAAAGATCCATTGGCGCAAGGACAAGAAGGTGTGGCGCCCAGTTTTATTTGGCCCGAAGCGCTTTTGCAAAATGAAAAAGGCGAACAAATTGGGTTGATGATGCCCTTGGCCCAAGGAAAAAAGTTAGAATTGCTTTGCTTGCCCAAATTGCCCAGAAAAATTGATGCGGCCTGGAAACGCTTGGCTTTTGATCAGGCCGATAGCCTAAAGTTTCGTTTGAAAATTGCCTTTAATTTGGTCAATGCCCTTCGCCAACTACAAAAGAGAAAAAAATATGTCCTGGTCGATTTAAAAGCCGAAAATATTTTGGTCCAAACCAATGGACAAATTTCTATTGTAGATGTCGATTCTCTACAAATTTCGGATGGCAATCAATTTTTTAAGGCTGCGGTAGCTACTCCAGAATATTCTGCCCCAGAATATTATGAGGAGCCGAAAATAAAGCGCTTTAAAGCCAGTTGGGATAATTTTGCATTAGCTGTTATCCTCTATAAATTATTTTTAGGAATTCATCCCTTTGCCGCTTCGGCCAAAGGAAAATACGAGTCCCGCGTTAGTTTGCATGAGAAAATTGAGGCAGGGTTATATGTACATCATCCAAAAGCTAAAGAATGGCTTAAATTTTTGCCGCCCCCCCATCAAAAATATGCGGAGCTTCCGCAAGGGCTGCAAAATTTATTTACTCAAACTTTTGTAAAGGGTTTACATCAAGCCGAAAAAAGGGCGCGCCCAGAAGAATGGTGCACAGAATTGCTCCGAGAAATTGGTGGCTGGGCACTCATTTTTGATTTTGAAGAAATGAAAGCCCTTGAAGAAATAAAGCGGCTAGAATTATCGGAAAAAGAAATTAGTCTGCCCGAAGAAAAGGAGTTAGAAGAACTACAGTTATTTCCAGCAGGCTATCAAACTCTATTTACTAAAAAGAAAGATTTTTTGGATGAAGCAACGCTTACAGCACCTTCAGGTTGCTTAAATCTTTTGGGCTATATCAGTTATTTGCCCTTTGTTGGCTTATGTATAGCCACTATGGGAGCTATTTTCTTTGCTTTTGAGGGTTGGCTCTATTTGCTTGGCAGTTTAGTTGGTGCTTTTTTTATTTATGTTTTTGCAGAGGCCTTTGCCGCAGGGAAAAGCCCAAGGATCAGCAGTTTTTTATCTGGAGCGGGAAAGTTAGGGGCCATAGCCTTAATCCTTTGGAGCTTTAGTTTATTTTCAGTGCCTTATTTATACGACCTTTTTGATGTGGCTTACTGGGGAATTTGGACCATTAGCAACTTTGCTTTGGCCAGAATCTTAACTTCTCAAGAAGAAAATAAAGGCATTTGGCAAGAAAACTTAGGCGTTTTACTCCAAGTTGCTGCTTTGGGTTCCTTGCTGTACGCAGTTTTTTATGTTTTTGATTATGCTGTTTTTTATACCTCAGAAGGAGCTTCTATCTTATTTCCTGAACTGATTGAAATTATTACGCCCTATACTCTTTTTGCACTTATTGGCTTTTTTATTGGCTGGCGATTGAAAAAAGCCTCTACAAAAGGATTAGTGAGCCCCGTCAAACTCATTGACGACTATAATAAGGTCTTGGGAAAATTACAGCTTAATTATGAAACTGCAGAGCAAAAATTTGTTGCTTTTGCAAGCCGCTATAAAGATGAGCTTCGTGATCATCTTCAACAGTGGTTTGAACAATGGAAAACAGAGCAAAGCCAAATTTTAGGCAGCTATCAAAACCTTTTACAAAAACAAAAAGCCATTCAGCAAGCTAGCCAAAAACCTTTGCTCGATAAAGCAAGAATGCTCCACCCCTTACTCCGAAATGTACAATCTTTTGAAGAGCTTAAGGAAGAACTATTTGTTTTAGAAAAAATAGTCGCTGCCAGAGAAATGCAAGAGATCAATGCAACACTTCTACGCCTTTTGCAAGAATATTTAGAACAGTATCGCAGCTATTTGGCGCAACAACAGGAGGAATATGAAGAAGCTCGAACAAAAGTGGCCGATCTCAAAACTAAATTGCTAAAAGACTATCAAAAAGAACAAGAAAAACATTTTGCCGCCTCCGAAGATGAGCTGCAAAAAATAAATATCGTTGACGATCTATCTCTAAATACTTTTGTGATGCAGCTGGAGGAAATTCATCTGCAAAAAGAAAAGTTGATTGCCATAACAGAGAATAACTAA
- a CDS encoding carboxypeptidase-like regulatory domain-containing protein, with protein MKVEIVHDSLALIIYEKTSAEVKTRMKALSMLQNRYFYYKMNENMLLGRAELSFIRPFLEDLNLRTEERAFISKSQEILDREERQNRIRKNAIILMGATLIMTPFAVWGWYNASLAETEAAMAHKKAEEVKKENEVFRKAITKSGNLTIKPLPPEAEGGMAQLEIGYASLFIEGQVTDENGQGLSNAQIFFMGAEVRSDQKGFFKFNLVLHPIDLTKKNIILEVKRKGYRSKEEAIKIEPKLKLDIALKKE; from the coding sequence ATGAAAGTAGAAATCGTACACGATAGCCTCGCCCTCATTATTTATGAGAAAACCTCCGCCGAAGTAAAAACCCGGATGAAGGCCCTCAGTATGCTCCAAAATCGCTATTTCTACTATAAGATGAACGAAAATATGCTCCTCGGCCGAGCCGAACTCTCTTTCATTCGTCCTTTTCTTGAAGACCTAAATCTTCGGACCGAAGAACGAGCCTTTATTAGTAAGAGTCAAGAAATTTTAGATAGGGAAGAACGCCAAAATAGAATTCGCAAAAATGCAATCATTTTGATGGGGGCCACTTTAATCATGACGCCTTTTGCCGTTTGGGGCTGGTATAATGCCTCTTTGGCCGAAACAGAAGCCGCAATGGCCCACAAAAAAGCCGAGGAAGTAAAAAAGGAAAATGAGGTTTTCCGAAAAGCAATTACTAAAAGCGGCAACCTTACAATAAAACCCCTGCCTCCAGAAGCCGAAGGCGGCATGGCCCAACTCGAAATTGGCTATGCTAGCCTCTTTATAGAAGGCCAAGTTACAGATGAAAATGGCCAAGGCCTATCCAATGCTCAAATTTTCTTTATGGGCGCAGAGGTCCGCAGCGACCAAAAGGGATTTTTTAAATTTAATTTGGTCCTACATCCCATCGATCTGACTAAAAAAAATATCATCCTTGAAGTCAAACGAAAAGGCTATCGCAGCAAGGAAGAAGCTATTAAAATTGAACCTAAACTGAAGCTAGATATCGCACTGAAAAAAGAATAA
- a CDS encoding CHAT domain-containing protein → MNERPVILLNFANQQDAHLDLLKEESSRLNDILSIAHDQGSIELHREESVNVDQLLKAINRFKERIVVFHYAGHADGNSLHFDGQAAEAVGLAELLGQLPNLKFVFLNGCSTQAQVDYLLEKGVQAVIATSVAIEDNKALLFSETFYRALANRSTIDAAFQFAVAALRTRFGASFNARIFIQGETVDHSSEMPWGLFLNKDARPVLDWALPTNITPPVKSPEQIDYEVNTYMLDVFDEMCHYDPKLKPLAEDSFTGELDERLALALIIEHFPWPIGVQVRLLLSKESAIDELSMERLEQLLSTYIYTTQFLYYIALSQLWDEKRKSNIHVRPYLMDLLHHDDRSYQHFDYLKHFISIVKLLQDEGKALFVEEFADMQTAFEEKKELYDAYLYLESLRAKVRQQTPAQLAAEMPQLCADGEYFLSTILIKSAFLVNYDLLTIRDIRVISYRYQDPKFDHYIARLNAKVNDLAVSKALQARSYKDYANNASVILSRNMQDPKDFLNLSPFIIDKNAFGEGMTEDRATEQQLFTYAYREGEDFRYFSTIYSIYRVHERPKDQLTTASEQPVEARAGRDRRRRSSRNRRRNEEEPQSPLDILKELFSLFEEDLSR, encoded by the coding sequence ATGAACGAACGTCCAGTTATTTTACTCAATTTTGCCAATCAGCAAGATGCGCATTTGGATCTACTCAAAGAGGAGAGTAGCCGCCTCAATGATATCTTGAGCATTGCTCATGATCAGGGCAGCATAGAACTCCACAGAGAGGAAAGTGTGAATGTGGATCAGTTGTTAAAGGCCATCAATCGTTTTAAGGAGCGGATTGTTGTTTTTCATTATGCAGGCCATGCCGATGGAAATAGTTTGCATTTTGATGGGCAGGCTGCAGAAGCGGTGGGTTTAGCAGAGTTGTTGGGGCAGTTGCCCAATCTTAAATTTGTATTCTTGAATGGCTGCTCTACGCAGGCACAGGTAGATTATTTGTTGGAAAAAGGCGTGCAGGCGGTAATTGCTACTTCGGTAGCGATAGAGGATAATAAAGCCTTACTTTTTTCCGAAACTTTTTATCGGGCCTTAGCGAACCGCTCTACAATTGATGCGGCTTTTCAGTTTGCTGTAGCGGCTTTGCGTACGCGTTTTGGGGCTTCCTTTAATGCGCGCATTTTTATTCAGGGAGAGACCGTAGATCATTCTTCGGAAATGCCTTGGGGATTATTTTTGAACAAAGATGCTCGTCCTGTTTTGGATTGGGCCTTGCCAACAAATATTACTCCTCCGGTAAAATCGCCTGAGCAAATTGATTATGAGGTCAATACTTATATGCTGGATGTTTTTGACGAAATGTGTCATTATGATCCTAAGCTAAAACCATTGGCTGAAGATTCTTTTACGGGCGAGTTGGATGAGCGTTTGGCTTTAGCGCTTATCATTGAGCATTTTCCTTGGCCTATTGGGGTGCAAGTGCGTTTGTTACTCTCTAAAGAGTCTGCTATTGATGAATTATCGATGGAGCGTTTAGAGCAATTGCTGAGTACCTATATATATACCACACAATTTCTCTACTACATTGCCCTCTCTCAGCTTTGGGATGAAAAGCGGAAGAGCAATATTCATGTGCGGCCTTATTTGATGGATCTTTTGCATCATGATGATAGAAGCTATCAACATTTTGACTACCTCAAGCATTTTATTTCTATTGTAAAATTGCTGCAAGATGAAGGCAAAGCACTTTTTGTAGAGGAGTTTGCAGATATGCAAACCGCCTTTGAAGAAAAAAAGGAGCTTTATGATGCATACCTTTATTTAGAATCTTTGCGGGCCAAAGTTCGGCAGCAAACGCCAGCGCAATTGGCGGCAGAAATGCCACAACTTTGTGCGGATGGAGAGTATTTTTTATCAACCATCTTGATTAAGTCCGCATTTTTGGTCAATTATGATTTACTGACCATTCGAGACATTCGTGTGATTAGTTATCGCTATCAAGATCCCAAATTTGATCATTATATCGCTCGCCTCAATGCCAAAGTGAATGATTTGGCCGTGAGTAAGGCTTTACAAGCTAGATCGTATAAGGATTATGCAAATAATGCTTCGGTGATTTTGAGCCGAAATATGCAAGACCCCAAAGATTTTCTCAATCTTTCTCCCTTCATCATTGATAAAAATGCTTTTGGAGAGGGGATGACAGAAGATCGGGCTACAGAACAACAACTGTTTACTTACGCATACAGAGAAGGAGAAGATTTCCGTTATTTTAGTACCATTTACTCCATCTATCGAGTGCATGAACGCCCCAAAGACCAATTGACCACAGCCAGCGAACAGCCTGTCGAGGCTAGAGCAGGCCGTGATCGCCGCCGAAGATCATCTAGAAATCGAAGAAGAAATGAAGAGGAACCACAAAGTCCATTAGACATCCTCAAAGAATTATTTTCCCTCTTTGAAGAAGATCTTAGCCGATAA